A single Amphiprion ocellaris isolate individual 3 ecotype Okinawa chromosome 15, ASM2253959v1, whole genome shotgun sequence DNA region contains:
- the tmem200b gene encoding transmembrane protein 200A, with the protein MKTKKARGVAPTSPSFRRKTRFTLRGRKTKDGVIQGKLRIRSMPGVFLVLGVIVVVVGTALAVAGYWPYRISRSAILGAAEGESISEAQTSGWSMGAKGLLSTASLIHSDRMKLLGPVIMGVGLFILICANTVLYENRDRETQMLLAQMRSVICSVSAAVPSADLKEIAAANSMAKHYKWVNSLPAAHLNILCLQQLANSEPLLQTRHTRDQEDSMEGIYQQAVLQTEALHHQESECPPSLHSSCSNSCNSSQTDLNTQLSAVGGGKANFNTQAPPLVKLDVCLVSASSMSTLGLDEVDVRAAQPRRCHSMSYRTNPYVAQTGVRLEEGLLTSREKGQVNQLVITSREGGSQDCMNIPGQVADTAEEQTHQSWPRLDLGSGRRYLKLENREDSVDKLLDQLEQQCSHFDKSFGSGPFQ; encoded by the coding sequence ATGAAGACCAAGAAGGCCAGAGGAGTTGCCCCGACTTCACCTTCATTCCGACGAAAGACTCGTTTCACCTTACGAGGAAGAAAGACAAAGGACGGGGTTATCCAAGGCAAGCTTCGCATTCGCTCCATGCCCGGAGTGTTCCTGGTGCTAGGAGTCATTGTGGTTGTTGTCGGTACTGCTCTGGCTGTCGCGGGGTACTGGCCTTATCGGATATCAAGATCGGCTATCTTGGGAGCTGCAGAGGGGGAAAGCATCTCTGAAGCACAGACTTCTGGCTGGAGCATGGGAGCTAAAGGCCTTCTTTCCACAGCCAGCCTCATCCACAGTGACCGGATGAAGCTGCTGGGACCTGTCATCATGGGGGTGGGACTTTTCATCCTCATATGTGCCAACACTGTTCTATATGAGAATAGGGACAGAGAAACTCAGATGCTGTTGGCTCAAATGCGCAGTGttatctgctctgtgtctgcagctgtgccCTCAGCAGACCTTAAAGAAATAGCAGCAGCCAACTCAATGGCCAAACACTACAAGTGGGTGAACAGTCTACCAGCTGCACATCTCAATATCCTCTGTCTGCAACAGCTGGCCAACTCTGAGCCCTTGCTCCAGACCAGACACACCAGAGACCAGGAGGACAGTATGGAGGGCATCTACCAGCAAGCTGTTCTCCAGACAGAAGCCCTTCATCACCAGGAGTCAGAGTGTCCACCTTCTCTGCACTCCTCCTGTTCTAACTCATGTAATTCCAGCCAGACAGACTTGAATACACAGTTGAGTGCTGTAGGTGGTGGAAAAGCCAACTTCAACACACAGGCTCCGCCGCTTGTCAAGCTTGATGTCTGCCTGGTGTCTGCCAGCTCCATGTCCACCCTGGGGCTGGATGAGGTGGATGTCCGTGCTGCCCAGCCAAGACGGTGCCACAGTATGAGTTATAGGACTAATCCTTACGTGGCCCAAACTGGTGTGAGGCTGGAGGAAGGACTCCTCACATCCAGAGAGAAGGGTCAGGTAAATCAGCTAGTAATCACTAGCAGAGAGGGTGGTTCACAGGATTGCATGAACATTCCTGGGCAGGTAGCTGACACTGCAGAGGAGCAGACTCACCAAAGCTGGCCTCGGCTAGATCTGGGCAGCGGGAGACGATATCTGAAACTGGAGAACAGAGAGGACTCAGTGGACAAACTGCTAGACCAGTTAGAGCAGCAGTGCTCTCATTTCGACAAGAGTTTTGGGTCTGGGCCTTTCCAGTGA